In Myxococcota bacterium, a single genomic region encodes these proteins:
- a CDS encoding SDR family NAD(P)-dependent oxidoreductase, with protein sequence MGERLRGKVALVTGAGSGIGRAIAVRFAAEGAAVVVNDLVADSAERVAKEIEGAGGRARAFPADVSDARRVEAAVRFALSEFGRLDVLVNNAAAVLPGALETLRDEDWRRTQSVTLDGVFFGMRAALPVMAAQGGGAIINISSGAAVAGEPGLGAYGAAKAAIVNLTKTAAVENAARGVRINTILPGPIETPPLLAAVEATGGRAAWERQIPCGRLGKPEEMAAVALFLASDEASYVHGAAIVADGGVAARTNSPRF encoded by the coding sequence GCTCGGGGATCGGTCGCGCGATCGCCGTGCGCTTCGCCGCCGAGGGCGCGGCCGTGGTCGTGAACGACCTGGTCGCGGATTCGGCCGAGCGCGTCGCGAAGGAGATCGAGGGCGCGGGCGGCCGCGCGCGCGCCTTTCCCGCCGACGTGTCGGACGCGCGCCGGGTCGAGGCCGCGGTGCGCTTCGCTCTCTCGGAGTTCGGCCGGCTCGACGTGCTGGTGAACAACGCCGCCGCGGTCCTGCCCGGCGCGCTCGAGACGCTGCGCGACGAGGACTGGCGCCGCACCCAGTCGGTCACGCTCGACGGCGTGTTCTTCGGCATGCGCGCCGCGCTGCCGGTGATGGCCGCGCAGGGCGGCGGCGCGATCATCAACATCTCTTCGGGTGCCGCGGTGGCGGGCGAGCCCGGGCTCGGAGCCTACGGCGCGGCCAAGGCCGCGATCGTGAACCTGACCAAGACCGCAGCGGTCGAGAACGCCGCGCGCGGCGTGCGCATCAACACCATCCTGCCCGGCCCGATCGAGACGCCGCCGCTGCTCGCCGCGGTCGAAGCCACCGGCGGACGCGCGGCTTGGGAGCGTCAGATCCCGTGCGGCCGGCTCGGCAAGCCCGAGGAGATGGCCGCCGTGGCGCTCTTCCTCGCCTCCGACGAAGCCTCGTACGTGCACGGCGCCGCGATCGTCGCCGACGGGGGCGTGGCGGCGCGCACGAACTCGCCCCGGTTCTGA
- a CDS encoding helix-turn-helix domain-containing protein, translated as MSDSGPDARMIPIGRFAQLAGFTVRALRHYESQGLLLPARVDRESGYRYYRPEQLPDALRVRLLRALEMPLAEVVEVMRAPDGPEAIAKIRAHRARVAERVRDVEKLLERVDEWLDGAPQELEAPTSAFDDAPHGAADPHRVNENLARTFLGLFGPGDER; from the coding sequence GTGAGTGACTCCGGGCCCGACGCCCGCATGATCCCGATCGGCCGCTTCGCGCAGCTCGCGGGCTTCACCGTGCGCGCGCTGCGCCACTACGAAAGTCAGGGCTTGTTGCTGCCCGCGCGCGTCGACCGCGAGAGCGGCTACCGCTACTACCGCCCGGAGCAGCTGCCCGACGCGCTGCGCGTGCGGCTGCTGCGCGCGCTCGAGATGCCGCTGGCCGAGGTGGTCGAGGTGATGCGCGCACCCGACGGGCCCGAAGCGATCGCGAAGATCCGCGCGCACCGCGCGCGCGTGGCGGAACGCGTTCGCGACGTCGAGAAGCTGCTCGAGCGCGTCGACGAGTGGCTCGACGGCGCGCCGCAGGAGCTCGAGGCGCCGACCTCCGCTTTCGACGACGCGCCGCACGGCGCCGCCGATCCGCACCGAGTGAACGAGAACCTTGCTCGCACGTTCCTCGGCTTGTTCGGTCCCGGCGACGAGCGCTGA
- a CDS encoding serine hydrolase domain-containing protein has product MANTVLQGQCDARFKRVREVFEASFASGAELGAGLTIYLEGRPVLDLWGGFTDESKARPWQRDTLANVYSTTKGITALCAHQLIERGEIELDAPVARYWPEFARAGKETLPVRFLLSHQAGLAGIAEPLQATDLFDWKRMTGALEAQAPWWKPGTAHGYHALTYGWLVGEVIRRVTGMSVGRYVREHVAAPLGAEFWIGLPEELDARTASLVQGPIATGGPNLMELVAQDPNGLVAKVFGNPPIFALSPNSREWRAAELPAANGHTTAHALARIYGALGNGGELDGTRVLGRAAIDAARVQQAYGRDLVLPLVTKTALGFMLGPPEEPLGPNPRSFGHGGAGGSLGMADPEAKLGFGYVMNLMHTGVWLVDPRPHALLDALYSCL; this is encoded by the coding sequence ATGGCGAACACCGTGCTCCAGGGGCAGTGCGACGCGCGCTTCAAGCGCGTGCGCGAGGTCTTCGAGGCTTCCTTCGCGAGCGGGGCCGAGCTCGGCGCGGGGCTGACGATCTATCTCGAGGGCCGGCCCGTGCTCGACCTGTGGGGCGGCTTCACCGACGAGTCCAAGGCCCGCCCGTGGCAGCGTGACACGCTCGCGAACGTGTACTCGACCACGAAGGGCATCACGGCGCTGTGCGCGCACCAGCTGATCGAGCGCGGTGAGATCGAGCTCGACGCGCCGGTCGCGCGCTACTGGCCCGAGTTCGCGCGCGCCGGCAAGGAGACCCTGCCCGTGCGCTTCCTGCTGAGTCACCAGGCAGGCCTCGCGGGCATCGCCGAGCCGCTCCAGGCGACCGACCTGTTCGACTGGAAGCGCATGACCGGCGCGCTCGAGGCGCAGGCGCCGTGGTGGAAGCCGGGAACGGCGCACGGCTACCACGCGCTGACCTACGGCTGGCTGGTGGGCGAGGTGATCCGGCGAGTCACTGGCATGAGCGTGGGCCGCTACGTGCGCGAGCACGTCGCGGCGCCGCTCGGCGCGGAGTTCTGGATCGGGCTGCCCGAGGAGCTCGACGCGCGCACGGCGAGCCTCGTGCAGGGGCCGATCGCGACCGGCGGTCCCAACCTGATGGAGCTCGTGGCACAGGACCCCAATGGGCTGGTCGCCAAGGTGTTCGGCAATCCGCCGATCTTCGCGCTGTCTCCGAACTCGCGCGAATGGCGCGCGGCCGAGCTGCCCGCGGCGAACGGACACACCACCGCCCACGCGCTCGCGCGCATCTACGGAGCGCTCGGCAACGGCGGCGAGCTCGACGGCACGCGTGTGCTCGGGCGCGCCGCGATCGACGCGGCGCGCGTGCAGCAGGCCTACGGGCGCGACCTGGTGCTGCCGCTCGTGACCAAGACCGCGCTCGGCTTCATGCTCGGCCCGCCCGAAGAGCCGCTGGGCCCCAACCCTCGCTCGTTCGGACACGGCGGCGCCGGCGGCTCGCTCGGCATGGCCGACCCCGAGGCGAAGCTCGGCTTCGGCTACGTGATGAACCTGATGCACACGGGGGTCTGGCTCGTCGATCCGCGGCCGCACGCGCTGCTCGACGCGCTCTACTCTTGTCTGTGA
- a CDS encoding LLM class F420-dependent oxidoreductase, translating to MKFWQAVSFSEPEQLVDIARIAEQLGFEGILVSDHLFHPEKIASKYPYTQDGVPGFHAETPWPEPFSVVAAMAAVTSRIRFATMVYILPLRHPIPVAKACATLDVLCHGRFVLGTGAGWMKEEFDQLGVDFATRGARYDESIGALRALWKPGMAEHHGRFFDIPRLQMSPAPSRPVPIYVGGNSPAALRRTARLGDGWLGTGTDPAQAERDLAEIARLRAEAGRAREPFEAIVPLTVPPDADVLRRLQDRGAHGTVSYPFLYALGPTSSLDQKRRYLEGYAETVIRKLR from the coding sequence GTGAAGTTCTGGCAGGCCGTTTCCTTCAGCGAGCCCGAGCAGCTGGTCGACATCGCGCGCATCGCGGAGCAGCTCGGCTTCGAGGGCATCCTGGTCTCGGACCACCTGTTCCACCCGGAGAAGATCGCCTCGAAGTATCCATATACACAGGATGGTGTACCCGGGTTCCACGCCGAGACTCCCTGGCCCGAGCCGTTCTCGGTGGTGGCGGCGATGGCGGCAGTCACTTCGCGCATCCGCTTCGCGACCATGGTCTACATCCTGCCGCTGCGTCACCCGATCCCGGTCGCGAAGGCGTGCGCCACCCTCGACGTGCTCTGCCACGGGCGCTTCGTGCTGGGCACGGGCGCCGGCTGGATGAAGGAGGAGTTCGACCAGCTCGGCGTCGACTTCGCGACGCGCGGCGCGCGCTACGACGAGTCGATCGGCGCGCTGCGCGCGCTCTGGAAGCCGGGCATGGCCGAGCACCACGGCCGCTTCTTCGACATCCCGCGCCTGCAGATGAGCCCGGCCCCGAGCCGGCCGGTCCCCATCTATGTGGGCGGCAACAGCCCGGCCGCGCTGCGCCGCACCGCGCGGCTGGGCGACGGCTGGCTGGGCACCGGCACCGACCCCGCCCAAGCCGAGCGCGATCTGGCCGAGATCGCGCGGCTGCGCGCCGAGGCCGGCCGCGCGCGCGAGCCGTTCGAGGCGATCGTGCCGCTGACCGTCCCGCCCGACGCCGACGTACTGCGCCGGCTCCAGGACCGCGGCGCGCACGGCACCGTCAGCTACCCCTTCTTGTACGCGCTGGGCCCGACCTCGAGCCTGGACCAGAAGCGCCGCTACCTCGAGGGCTATGCCGAGACGGTGATCCGGAAGCTGCGCTAG